Part of the Companilactobacillus zhachilii genome is shown below.
ATTTTCCCGTAGAAGTCTTCTTAAAGCTTCCGCAATACTTAGAACAAGATTTGAGTATTTATACACGTTTACTTATTTTGATCATTGCAAAAGGCTTTAATTACAAAGATGCTCTAAGCCCTGACTTTTATAAAAAATTCAACCAAATGGACTTTGATAGCGATGAAAAACAATTTCTAAATTTATACAAAACCTACATTGAACCATATCGCTCATATTGGAATAATGATAATCTATTCCTAAGTCGTAATCGTGGAGCCAATTCACCATTGCTGACGGTTCCCGCTATTCATCGAGATCTCAAAAAAGATAGTGAAGTTACCAAGTTAGACCTTTCTCCCAAAAAGCTCTACACTACCTTCATCCTTTTAGCGCTCAGTACACGTGACTTAAGTGCTGACCAACAACGAGCACTGGATGCTTTAGATACACCGTCATTAATGTATTACCGCCGACTCAAGCGTGAGACAAATTTTGATATATAGAAAGTGAGACTATGAAGAATATTGCTGTTTACTGTGGTGCTTCCACAGGTAATGATGAAATTTATGCATTAGGTGCTAAAAAACTAGGTCAATGGATCGTTAATAACGACTACGGTTTAACATATGGTGGCGGACGTTACGGTTTAATGGGCGTTGTAGCTGATAGCGTCTTGGAAAATCAAGGCTTTGTTCACGGCATTATTACTAAAGAACTAGCCGAACGCGAACTGTCACACACTACCCTTTCCAAGTTGGATATCGTTAGTGATATGTCAGAAAGAAAACAAGCCATGCTCAATGATTCTGTTGCTAACATTGCCTTACCAGGTGGACCAGGTACTTTAGAGGAAATCTCAGAAGCTTTCTCGTGGACAATTGTCGGCGATAGCAAGAACCCATGTATTTTCTACAATATTGATCACTATTATGACGAATTGGCAAGTTTCTTTGACTCAATGACAGCCAAAGGATTCATGGAACCAACAACCCGTAAAACCTTGCTATTTAGCGATTCTTTATCAGAAATTGGTGAATTTATTAAAACTTATACACCACCTGCTTTAAGAAATTACGCAAAATAATAAGAGCATATTATTTAACTAGTAAGACTAAAAGAGTTATATTCTACTCGTCAGATAGATAAAACACATCTGACGAATATACTCCTTAGATATATACACAAAATGTGATTTTCTCTCATTAATACTACTTATAATAATATCCTCCCAATTTTGTATAGTTAATAAAATAAACCAATTATAAACTCTCTGATATATATAACTAAAAAACCACGTTGGAATAATTTTCCGACGTGGTTTTCTTTTATTATTTGAAGATTGAAAGCTTCAAAATGTACTTTAAAACTTGGTACTCTAATCTTTATTGACGAAGTAGTCAATCATATAATGTGATACTCCGATTTATTCAAAACAACGAATAAACTAGCCGGAAAGAGCCAGAAAATTAGGTTGCTGTGAAGGTGGCGTTAGCACTTTAGTGCTTACACCACGGGACGACTCTTGAAATTCGAGCGGTTTTCTCGAAGTTCAAAATCGAGACGAAAGACCTTGGCTTTCGTCGGTCCCCACAGCAATCTAATTTTCTAGCTCCTGGAGGCGGAATATTTAAATTCCCACCTTTAGTTATTAAAGTAACGTCGTAACACTACCGGCAATAACTACTAAAACTAATCCTACTAAGATGTAACCCATTTCTTTGCGAGTCTTTTTCTCATGTAAAATGTAGATTCCACCAAGTGTAGCAAGAACAACATTCATTTGTGAAAGGATGAATCCTGTTGCTAAACCATTTACTGATGGTCTAGCTGAAATTAAATATGTTAAAGCGGCAAAAGCAAAGAACAAACCACTAATAATATTAGTATAAGAACTCTTTGTCTTAAATGGTTTACTTGCTCGATTATTTTTGGTTGCCACTGCAAAGACTGATGCTACCACGGCCATACCGATTGCTTGAGGTAAGAAAGCGGCAAAAGCATCGACTTTAACACCTTGAGGAAAAGCTGAGTAACCAAGATAACCAATTTCAGCACAGGCAACTAATAAAACACCTTTAACGGCATTCATTCCACCGTCTTCCTTAGGCAACTTCTTCTCACTAAAAGTTGTTAACCATACACCGAAAATAATTAAAACAATCGCTGAAAAACCAATTAATTTAGCCTTACCACTAGCCCATTCACCTAGAACTAAGACACTCCAAAGTGATGCACCAACTAATTGAAATCCGGTTGAGACAGGCATTGTTCGTGATACACCCATTTCAGCAAAAGCATAGAAAACTAAAATTTGGCCCATTGACCAAAAAGCACCTGACAAGAAACTAAATAATAATGCCTTACCAGATAACATTGGTGTCTGACGAACTACTGCAACGATAATGGCAAATATCAAAGTACCATACGTCGTTCCCAAAATTTGATTAACTGGTTTTCCACCAAATTTACCAGTTAAGATCGGGAATAATCCCCATCCAATCATTGGCATAAGACCAATTAATAGATTTAATGCATTCATTAACTAAAACTCCCTTTTAAAACTCTCATTTTAAATCAATTTAACTCACCCAAAGTAAAATTAATTTTGGACAATGCAAATATTATATCAGAAAAACGAATACGTTTTCAAGATTTGCATAATATTTATTAATCATCTTTCAGCGATTATTTTTGCATTTTATTAACCAACCTCAAAATTCTTAATTGCATAGAACTATCATATCCCAGTATGACCAATAGAAATAGTGATTTTTGACGATATTTAGGTAAAAAAATAAACCTCCAGTTTTAAAAAAATGGAGGTTTGTTTTCAGAACATATATGAAAGTGATTTCATAATTGTTTTAATTAAAATTGTTCGTTTAGTGGAGGAACAACTTGCTTCTTACGTGATACGACACCAGGTAAAGCAGCCTTATTGTCTTCAACTTTAGTATTAAGTGCCTTTTCAAACTTAGCGATTGGAGCAGCATCACCGATAATAACACCAGTTGTATCACTTGTTAGGATATTTGTAATCAAGAGAACAAACAAGTTGTAACCTTTATCGGCATTTTCAGCCTTGATATCTTTGATAAAGTCGCTTTCACGTTTCAAGGTATCGTCAACATCAACGGTGTTAACTTGGGCTACACGTACACTTGTACCATTCATGTCAAAGCTCTTAGCAT
Proteins encoded:
- a CDS encoding phage integrase N-terminal SAM-like domain-containing protein; translation: MMVKIPYLTGFEAYLKTRHISPKAHTEYMNSLTDFFNFTIQHNNDYKISEDIKDVHEMDVRLFKNFMLDNLQLSASTINKVISNLNVYFKYLFGVKKTPEIPTLNVNSVTVPKQSDFPVEVFLKLPQYLEQDLSIYTRLLILIIAKGFNYKDALSPDFYKKFNQMDFDSDEKQFLNLYKTYIEPYRSYWNNDNLFLSRNRGANSPLLTVPAIHRDLKKDSEVTKLDLSPKKLYTTFILLALSTRDLSADQQRALDALDTPSLMYYRRLKRETNFDI
- a CDS encoding TIGR00730 family Rossman fold protein, with the protein product MKNIAVYCGASTGNDEIYALGAKKLGQWIVNNDYGLTYGGGRYGLMGVVADSVLENQGFVHGIITKELAERELSHTTLSKLDIVSDMSERKQAMLNDSVANIALPGGPGTLEEISEAFSWTIVGDSKNPCIFYNIDHYYDELASFFDSMTAKGFMEPTTRKTLLFSDSLSEIGEFIKTYTPPALRNYAK
- the rbsU gene encoding ribose/proton symporter RbsU; this translates as MNALNLLIGLMPMIGWGLFPILTGKFGGKPVNQILGTTYGTLIFAIIVAVVRQTPMLSGKALLFSFLSGAFWSMGQILVFYAFAEMGVSRTMPVSTGFQLVGASLWSVLVLGEWASGKAKLIGFSAIVLIIFGVWLTTFSEKKLPKEDGGMNAVKGVLLVACAEIGYLGYSAFPQGVKVDAFAAFLPQAIGMAVVASVFAVATKNNRASKPFKTKSSYTNIISGLFFAFAALTYLISARPSVNGLATGFILSQMNVVLATLGGIYILHEKKTRKEMGYILVGLVLVVIAGSVTTLL